Proteins from a genomic interval of Symmachiella macrocystis:
- a CDS encoding cytochrome b N-terminal domain-containing protein — protein MNALANWFDDRTGYRAYLHETLYERIPGGARWRYVWGSTLVFTFTVQMITGLFLWMCYSPSSQTAWESVYYIQYEMQFGWFLRGLHHFTAQAMIVLLALHFMQIIIDGAYKAPREVNFWLGLILMQIVLGLSLTGYLLPWDQKGYWATQVATKLSTMVPVVGPQIQRLIVGGPNYGHHTLTRFFALHAGVLPTLLIGLLALHIYVFRRHGITAKDPNRAPETTFWPDQVLKDAVACLGVLLVVLVLIFWNAPQHSGELKELADSGRLGEVFGAELGAPADPTEQYSAARPEWYFLFLFQFLKFFKGQYEVYGAIYIPGGVMMFMFLMPFIGRWKLGHRFNLLYMSALIIGAMTLTWLAIDEDRDKDSYKAAVADAHMKSERIRELIEGRQGVGSEGAVALLRSDPKIHGPELFARHCAACHRFNAHDGMNVVPEEPATASDLGNFGTREWISGFITDPAGPAHFGATVNARFNGEPLGTRFTEGDMALWADENVESMSQREIDSVAEFLVAQGKRQDIAAVNAELATEGREFFENSNDNVQACVDCHAIQPDGEDEELGSIGMAPRLTGYGSEAWLRDFLSNPGAEHNYGERNAMPEFGKQLSDQQMEILVRFLSRNWYERPDNDANFEAVTAE, from the coding sequence ATGAACGCGTTGGCCAATTGGTTTGATGATCGCACCGGATATCGCGCCTATCTCCATGAGACGCTCTACGAGCGGATTCCCGGCGGGGCACGCTGGCGATACGTTTGGGGTAGCACGCTGGTATTCACCTTCACCGTGCAGATGATCACCGGACTCTTTTTGTGGATGTGCTACAGCCCCAGTTCGCAGACAGCCTGGGAAAGTGTGTACTACATTCAGTACGAAATGCAATTCGGCTGGTTTCTCCGCGGACTGCATCATTTCACCGCCCAGGCGATGATCGTGTTGTTAGCGCTGCACTTCATGCAGATCATTATCGACGGCGCCTACAAGGCGCCCCGCGAAGTCAATTTCTGGCTTGGCTTAATTTTAATGCAGATCGTTTTGGGCCTATCGCTGACCGGTTATTTGCTACCGTGGGATCAAAAAGGCTACTGGGCGACGCAGGTCGCCACGAAGTTATCGACAATGGTGCCGGTCGTGGGACCGCAGATCCAGCGACTCATCGTGGGCGGACCAAACTATGGACACCATACGCTCACGCGCTTCTTTGCGCTGCACGCGGGTGTCCTGCCAACGCTGTTGATTGGCCTCTTGGCGTTGCACATCTATGTGTTTCGTCGCCACGGGATCACCGCCAAGGATCCGAATCGCGCTCCGGAAACGACATTTTGGCCCGACCAAGTTCTCAAGGATGCTGTGGCTTGCTTGGGTGTGTTGTTGGTCGTGTTGGTGTTGATTTTTTGGAATGCCCCGCAACACTCCGGCGAGTTGAAGGAGCTGGCCGATTCGGGCCGGCTGGGTGAAGTCTTCGGCGCCGAACTGGGTGCTCCGGCCGACCCCACGGAACAATACTCTGCTGCGCGGCCGGAATGGTATTTTCTATTCCTGTTCCAGTTCTTGAAGTTTTTCAAAGGACAGTACGAAGTCTACGGCGCGATTTACATCCCCGGCGGCGTCATGATGTTTATGTTTCTTATGCCGTTCATCGGCCGCTGGAAACTGGGCCATCGGTTCAACCTCCTCTACATGAGCGCGCTGATCATCGGTGCAATGACACTCACCTGGTTGGCGATCGACGAGGACCGCGATAAGGATTCCTACAAAGCGGCGGTCGCCGATGCTCACATGAAATCCGAGCGGATTCGGGAACTAATCGAAGGTCGGCAAGGAGTCGGCTCCGAAGGGGCAGTCGCGTTATTACGTAGCGATCCCAAAATTCACGGCCCGGAATTATTTGCCCGTCATTGCGCAGCGTGCCATCGATTCAATGCACACGATGGGATGAACGTCGTCCCTGAGGAACCGGCAACGGCTTCGGACCTCGGAAATTTCGGCACACGCGAGTGGATAAGCGGATTCATCACCGATCCCGCCGGTCCCGCTCACTTTGGCGCCACCGTCAATGCCCGTTTTAACGGCGAACCATTGGGAACGCGGTTTACCGAAGGGGATATGGCATTGTGGGCCGACGAAAATGTGGAGAGCATGTCGCAGCGCGAAATCGATTCCGTTGCGGAATTTTTAGTCGCTCAAGGCAAACGCCAGGACATTGCAGCGGTGAATGCCGAATTAGCGACTGAAGGACGCGAGTTCTTCGAAAATTCCAACGACAACGTCCAAGCCTGCGTCGACTGCCACGCGATTCAGCCGGACGGCGAAGACGAAGAACTCGGTTCGATCGGGATGGCTCCGCGATTAACGGGGTACGGTTCCGAAGCCTGGTTGCGTGATTTCCTGAGCAACCCGGGTGCGGAACACAACTATGGCGAACGCAACGCCATGCCCGAATTCGGAAAACAATTATCGGACCAACAGATGGAAATCCTCGTACGATTTCTCTCGCGCAATTGGTACGAACGCCCCGACAACGATGCCAATTTCGAAGCCGTCACCGCGGAATAA
- a CDS encoding WD40 repeat domain-containing protein, with the protein MLARIGWFVAVSLVVGCAESKPPKPSSPPEPLAGTKAEKFATVDPATDAADPAKEAVDPPEDAPPVIDPVATALRGKPVGLSAVKSVRFNPEGSRLAVGSGDGVVRVWDVAQRTILHTIAAHDNWAFDLNFSPDGKILVSGGGDDLIKLWDAETGKQRTETARQEDDIHGVAFSPDGQSIISGSDDTLVMIWKPTSDKRRLLEGHEKQITAIAMRPDGRQFASASRDGTIRLWSLPEGNEAETLAEHDADVLAITYSPDGKTLASASYDNTVRLWDVEKGSSLRVLNGHKDWVFCVAITPDSSYLFSGAGDEVGILWNLKTGEIADEFQFDSDVTAADFSPDGKLLAIGFMSGEVWLAQYADGQLKYQDMLAPAGKQVEVSRADQIQPSEYLELHNNAARQGNPEWSDAVARLATVGDGFTLTILEEIDESKLTAAETELFNRSRQQIQDRANGRKKPWTAAHIDRLLEKAAYSDLMCDPTESTLVPWTLKSLRGAAESTSIVREMIVRVENDYKLSPSFEKDLKSKTRDLYGEAGDAELEKSLLDSAQERVRNYARRILNPTPRSDSPN; encoded by the coding sequence ATGCTGGCGCGCATCGGTTGGTTTGTCGCGGTCTCGTTGGTTGTTGGGTGTGCAGAATCGAAGCCACCAAAGCCGTCGTCTCCACCAGAACCATTGGCGGGGACGAAAGCTGAGAAATTTGCTACTGTCGATCCCGCAACAGACGCTGCAGATCCTGCGAAAGAGGCTGTGGATCCCCCGGAAGACGCTCCGCCGGTGATCGATCCGGTGGCAACCGCACTGCGTGGGAAACCTGTGGGCTTATCAGCGGTCAAAAGTGTGCGATTCAATCCCGAGGGTAGCCGTTTGGCGGTTGGCAGTGGTGATGGTGTCGTGCGGGTATGGGATGTCGCTCAACGGACAATTCTCCACACGATTGCCGCCCACGACAATTGGGCGTTCGATTTGAATTTCAGTCCCGATGGTAAAATTCTAGTCAGCGGAGGCGGCGATGATTTAATCAAATTGTGGGATGCGGAAACCGGCAAGCAGCGGACCGAAACCGCTCGCCAAGAAGACGATATTCATGGCGTTGCTTTCTCACCAGACGGACAATCTATCATTTCCGGATCCGACGATACACTGGTGATGATCTGGAAACCGACTTCGGATAAACGTCGATTGTTGGAGGGGCATGAGAAGCAAATCACCGCCATCGCCATGCGGCCCGACGGGCGGCAGTTTGCCTCGGCCAGTCGCGACGGCACAATTCGCCTGTGGTCCCTGCCTGAAGGAAACGAAGCGGAAACTTTGGCGGAGCACGACGCTGATGTCCTGGCCATCACTTACAGCCCGGATGGTAAGACGCTTGCGTCAGCCAGCTATGACAATACTGTTCGCCTGTGGGATGTCGAAAAAGGTTCCTCGTTGCGGGTTCTGAATGGCCACAAGGACTGGGTCTTTTGTGTGGCCATAACTCCCGATAGTTCGTATCTGTTCTCAGGAGCCGGCGACGAAGTTGGAATTCTGTGGAATCTGAAGACTGGCGAGATTGCAGATGAATTCCAATTCGACTCCGATGTTACGGCAGCAGACTTTTCGCCCGACGGCAAACTGCTGGCCATCGGATTTATGTCCGGTGAAGTGTGGCTAGCCCAATATGCAGATGGCCAGTTGAAGTATCAAGACATGCTTGCACCGGCCGGGAAGCAAGTTGAGGTTTCGCGTGCCGATCAAATCCAACCATCGGAATACCTGGAACTGCATAACAACGCTGCTCGACAAGGGAATCCAGAATGGTCCGATGCCGTGGCGCGACTTGCTACGGTCGGCGATGGGTTTACCTTGACCATACTTGAGGAGATCGACGAATCCAAACTAACCGCTGCGGAGACGGAGTTATTCAATCGCTCTCGGCAACAAATTCAAGACCGCGCCAACGGTAGAAAAAAGCCATGGACAGCTGCGCACATCGACCGGCTTTTAGAAAAAGCGGCCTATTCCGATTTGATGTGCGATCCAACCGAGTCGACTTTGGTTCCTTGGACATTGAAGTCCTTGCGCGGGGCTGCGGAATCGACTTCCATTGTCAGGGAAATGATTGTCAGAGTTGAAAACGATTACAAGTTGTCGCCATCGTTTGAGAAGGATTTGAAATCCAAGACTCGAGATCTCTATGGCGAAGCTGGTGATGCGGAATTAGAAAAATCGTTGCTTGACAGCGCGCAAGAACGGGTTCGGAATTATGCTCGCCGCATACTCAACCCCACGCCCCGATCGGACTCTCCAAATTAG
- a CDS encoding thioredoxin domain-containing protein, producing MSDSTPADNRPTNRLSGETSPYLLQHAYNPVDWYPWGEEAIQKARDEDRPIFLSIGYSACHWCHVMEHESFENSAIAAVMNERFVNIKVDREERPDLDQIYMNAVQLMTGRGGWPMSVFLTPELKPFYGGTYFPPEARMGMPGFPDILVRVSEVWQERREELLESAEKLTAAISDMVPTAAADATPGEETLRSAMQALLRSSDGTHGGFGSAPKFPHPMDIRLLLRCWQRFQNEEALDVVKLALDKMAAGGIYDQLGGGFHRYSTDHRWLVPHFEKMLYDNALLTSSYVEAYQATGDADYARIVRETLDYTLNEMTQPQGGFYSTQDADSEGVEGKFFVWSEQEIVELFGEEDARLFNSYYDVTPRGNWEGHTILNRPRPHDEAAAALGIDPQELREKLTACRETLFAVRAKRIAPQRDDKVLVAWNGLMIAAMAQAGRVLGDERYLTAAVDAAEFVLGQMRNETGRLLHSYKDGRARFNAYLDDYACFVDGLVELYQATFEEKYLEAAAELATTMIDQFHEPEQGGFYYTSHDHEELITRQKDLQDSATPSGNSMAATGLLKLARLTGRRDLEEIALGTLRMLSGVVEKHPSAAGQALLAVDFLIGPTHEIVLVVGSDKEEGDAVLHELESRFLPNKVIVRTSATTSPSALLGPLVEGKTAIENNAIVFLCQQGTCAAPVRGSSDFKAALDALVTKM from the coding sequence ATGTCAGACTCAACCCCCGCAGACAATCGCCCCACTAATCGCCTGTCTGGGGAAACCAGCCCCTATTTGTTGCAGCACGCTTACAACCCGGTGGATTGGTATCCCTGGGGAGAGGAGGCGATTCAAAAGGCCCGCGATGAGGACCGGCCGATTTTTCTTTCGATTGGTTACAGCGCTTGCCATTGGTGTCACGTGATGGAACACGAGAGCTTTGAGAATTCAGCAATCGCTGCCGTGATGAACGAGCGGTTTGTGAATATCAAAGTCGACCGCGAAGAACGGCCCGACTTGGATCAGATTTATATGAACGCCGTGCAATTGATGACCGGTCGCGGCGGTTGGCCGATGTCGGTGTTTCTGACTCCTGAGCTCAAACCGTTTTATGGCGGCACTTATTTTCCACCCGAAGCGCGGATGGGGATGCCCGGCTTTCCCGATATTCTTGTCCGCGTGAGTGAAGTCTGGCAAGAGCGGCGTGAGGAACTGCTGGAAAGCGCGGAGAAATTAACGGCGGCGATCAGCGACATGGTCCCGACCGCTGCGGCGGATGCGACTCCCGGTGAAGAGACGTTGCGGAGTGCCATGCAGGCCTTGCTGCGCAGTAGCGACGGCACGCATGGTGGGTTCGGATCCGCTCCCAAATTTCCGCACCCTATGGATATTCGTTTGCTGCTGCGTTGTTGGCAACGTTTTCAAAATGAAGAAGCGTTGGACGTTGTGAAATTAGCGCTCGACAAAATGGCGGCCGGCGGAATCTATGATCAACTGGGCGGCGGGTTTCATCGTTATTCCACCGATCACCGCTGGCTGGTGCCGCACTTCGAAAAAATGCTCTACGACAATGCGCTGCTGACCAGCAGTTATGTGGAGGCCTATCAGGCGACCGGCGACGCGGATTATGCCCGCATCGTCCGCGAAACACTCGACTATACGCTCAATGAAATGACGCAGCCGCAGGGCGGGTTTTACAGCACGCAGGACGCCGATAGCGAAGGCGTGGAGGGGAAATTCTTCGTCTGGTCGGAGCAGGAGATCGTCGAGCTATTTGGCGAAGAGGATGCGCGTTTGTTCAATAGCTACTACGACGTCACCCCCCGCGGCAATTGGGAAGGGCACACGATTCTCAACCGCCCCCGCCCCCACGACGAAGCCGCCGCTGCGTTGGGAATTGACCCGCAGGAATTGCGCGAGAAACTGACAGCCTGTCGCGAAACGTTATTCGCTGTTCGTGCGAAACGCATTGCGCCACAGCGCGATGACAAGGTGCTGGTTGCTTGGAATGGCCTGATGATCGCCGCCATGGCGCAGGCCGGCCGCGTTTTGGGCGACGAACGATACCTCACCGCCGCAGTGGACGCTGCTGAGTTTGTATTGGGACAAATGCGAAACGAAACCGGCCGGTTGTTGCATAGCTACAAAGATGGCCGCGCGCGATTCAATGCCTATCTCGACGACTATGCTTGCTTTGTCGATGGACTGGTGGAGTTGTATCAAGCGACTTTTGAGGAAAAGTATCTCGAAGCGGCGGCGGAATTGGCGACGACGATGATCGACCAGTTTCACGAACCAGAGCAGGGGGGATTCTACTACACCAGCCACGACCACGAGGAGTTGATTACGCGGCAAAAAGATCTGCAAGACTCGGCCACCCCGTCGGGCAACAGCATGGCAGCGACAGGTTTATTGAAGCTGGCACGGCTAACGGGGCGTCGCGATCTCGAAGAGATTGCACTCGGCACGCTACGGATGCTTTCGGGCGTGGTGGAAAAACATCCCTCGGCGGCAGGACAAGCCTTGCTGGCCGTCGATTTTCTCATCGGCCCCACGCATGAAATCGTATTGGTCGTCGGCAGCGACAAAGAGGAAGGGGACGCGGTTTTACATGAACTCGAATCGCGGTTCCTACCAAACAAAGTCATTGTCCGAACATCCGCCACTACCTCACCCTCCGCTCTTCTTGGGCCGTTGGTTGAAGGGAAGACGGCAATCGAGAACAACGCAATAGTGTTTCTCTGTCAGCAAGGTACGTGCGCTGCGCCCGTCCGAGGCAGCAGCGATTTTAAAGCGGCGCTGGACGCACTTGTCACAAAGATGTGA
- a CDS encoding DUF1570 domain-containing protein produces MRTTKRHIRICCQAACIVLAVAVPPSFAETVEQVVYRDEQQQQHVVTGRILVEAADGGVMLQSADGAIAAITAEQIVERENRDEQFRPHTAEELSAQLKQEFGDRFEITRTKHYVICSDAGAAYADWCGGLLERLYAGFENYWSRRDFEFTEPQFPLTAIVFANQRDFADFATADAGPETATAKGYYSLKTNRVVLYDLSKMKQNRAARNVAEINRRMARTPFNTATVVHEATHQIAFNCGLHTRYADNPLWFTEGMAMFFETPDLRSRSGWKTIGKLNSVRMNRFKQFGRRRTADSLRTLIESDARLLDAQTAEDAYAESWALSYFLLKTRGDAYADYLKALAAKKPLRFGTPQERIAEFQTAFGEDLNKLEQEWLRFMQRAK; encoded by the coding sequence ATGCGCACCACCAAACGTCACATACGAATCTGCTGCCAAGCAGCCTGCATCGTGCTCGCAGTTGCCGTGCCGCCGTCATTTGCCGAGACGGTCGAACAGGTCGTTTACCGGGATGAACAGCAACAACAGCACGTCGTCACCGGACGAATCCTCGTCGAAGCAGCCGACGGAGGCGTGATGTTGCAGTCCGCAGACGGGGCGATAGCCGCTATCACCGCTGAACAAATCGTCGAGCGTGAGAATCGGGACGAACAATTTCGACCGCACACAGCAGAAGAACTGAGCGCGCAACTCAAACAAGAGTTCGGCGACCGGTTCGAAATCACGCGGACCAAACATTACGTCATCTGTTCCGATGCAGGTGCGGCCTATGCTGATTGGTGTGGTGGATTGTTGGAACGCTTATATGCGGGATTCGAGAACTATTGGTCCCGGCGTGATTTTGAATTCACCGAACCGCAGTTTCCCTTAACAGCCATCGTCTTCGCCAACCAACGCGACTTCGCCGACTTTGCCACAGCCGACGCCGGGCCGGAGACCGCAACGGCCAAAGGATACTATTCGCTCAAGACAAACCGCGTAGTGCTCTATGACCTCTCGAAAATGAAACAAAACCGCGCAGCACGCAACGTGGCGGAGATCAACCGGCGCATGGCACGCACGCCCTTCAACACGGCAACGGTCGTCCACGAAGCGACGCATCAGATCGCCTTCAATTGCGGACTGCATACACGCTACGCCGACAATCCCTTATGGTTCACTGAAGGGATGGCCATGTTTTTCGAAACACCCGACCTGCGCAGCCGGTCGGGATGGAAAACGATCGGCAAACTCAACTCCGTGCGGATGAATCGCTTCAAGCAATTCGGCCGCCGCCGCACAGCCGATTCGCTACGAACGCTGATCGAATCCGATGCCCGCCTGCTAGATGCTCAAACCGCCGAGGACGCCTATGCGGAAAGCTGGGCGCTTAGCTACTTCCTACTCAAGACGCGCGGCGACGCCTATGCCGACTATTTAAAAGCATTGGCCGCCAAAAAACCGCTCCGATTCGGCACCCCCCAAGAGCGGATCGCCGAATTCCAAACAGCCTTCGGCGAAGATTTGAATAAACTCGAACAAGAATGGTTACGCTTCATGCAACGAGCGAAATAA
- a CDS encoding sugar phosphate isomerase/epimerase family protein, which yields MTDNISRRSLLTSSMAAAGAGLMLAAPSPTPAADAEARPKSEPFRYCLNMGTIRGQNLTLVEEIETAAKAGYDGVEPWSRKIDAYVKEGGSLKDLGKRISDLGLTVDSAIAFSNWIVDDDAKRAQALEEAKRNMDALAQIGGTRIAAPPAGATDQADLDLFKAAQRYRALLELGDQMGVVPQVEVWGFSKSLARLGEAVFVAIESGHPHACLLPDVYHVYKGGSEFDGLQMVAGNSIHVFHANDYPADPPRETINDSHRVYPGDGVAPLTEIYQTIYNSGFRGTLSLELFNREYWKQDALTVAQTGLEKMRTSVQKAFA from the coding sequence ATGACCGACAACATTTCGCGACGCTCATTACTGACCTCTTCCATGGCGGCTGCTGGGGCCGGGTTGATGCTGGCTGCCCCCAGTCCGACGCCTGCTGCGGATGCCGAGGCTCGGCCGAAGTCCGAACCGTTTCGGTATTGCCTGAACATGGGCACGATTCGCGGTCAAAACTTGACGTTGGTCGAGGAAATCGAAACGGCTGCCAAAGCAGGTTACGACGGTGTCGAACCTTGGTCGCGTAAAATCGATGCTTACGTGAAAGAGGGCGGCTCACTCAAGGACCTCGGTAAACGCATTTCCGATTTGGGACTGACAGTCGATAGCGCAATCGCCTTTTCCAACTGGATCGTCGACGACGATGCGAAACGTGCTCAAGCGTTAGAAGAGGCCAAACGCAACATGGATGCACTGGCACAAATCGGTGGCACCCGCATTGCTGCTCCCCCCGCCGGCGCGACGGACCAAGCTGACCTGGATCTGTTCAAAGCAGCCCAGCGGTACCGAGCGTTGTTGGAGCTGGGCGACCAAATGGGAGTCGTCCCGCAGGTCGAGGTCTGGGGCTTTTCCAAATCACTCGCGCGATTAGGCGAAGCAGTTTTCGTCGCCATCGAAAGCGGCCATCCGCACGCCTGTCTGTTGCCGGACGTGTATCACGTTTACAAAGGGGGATCGGAATTCGACGGTCTGCAGATGGTGGCCGGCAATTCGATTCACGTGTTCCACGCCAACGACTACCCAGCAGACCCGCCTCGCGAAACGATCAACGATTCGCACCGCGTCTACCCGGGCGATGGCGTCGCCCCGCTGACGGAGATTTACCAAACCATCTACAACTCCGGCTTCCGCGGCACGCTCTCGTTGGAATTATTCAACCGCGAATACTGGAAGCAAGACGCGCTAACCGTCGCCCAAACCGGCCTGGAAAAAATGCGGACGTCGGTACAAAAAGCATTCGCGTGA
- a CDS encoding TerC family protein encodes MDVFLPFVSLVFLSAGLGIDNGLLIEFSLKTLNLEPRKHLIWRSVALVMAALLRIVFLFSLSRLSFLERPLPDYAWLPNRWFSAHLDELTWMSLVLFAGGLIILIMALWEYYHKLRLEIDGPDHGETATETGTGRMLAVVFYLASMNILFSLDSVFAAVAIMDLNTQFGWMVAAILIASLVMVFGMIPISAIIAKNKHFGVLMLSILAVIATKLLVDGTGAHFSNGLLIFIIGILLLNDAAQAVIDRAAAKRKLRLAAQQK; translated from the coding sequence GTGGATGTTTTCCTCCCTTTTGTTTCACTGGTGTTCCTCAGCGCGGGATTGGGGATCGATAACGGGCTATTGATCGAGTTTTCGCTCAAAACACTCAATTTGGAGCCGCGTAAACATCTGATCTGGCGCTCCGTCGCGCTGGTGATGGCGGCGCTATTACGGATTGTGTTCTTATTCAGCTTATCCCGGCTGTCGTTTTTGGAACGCCCGCTGCCCGACTATGCTTGGCTACCCAACCGCTGGTTCAGCGCACATCTCGATGAACTGACCTGGATGAGCCTTGTGCTATTCGCCGGTGGGTTGATCATTCTCATCATGGCCCTCTGGGAGTACTACCACAAACTCCGTCTCGAAATTGATGGCCCAGATCATGGGGAGACAGCGACTGAAACCGGCACGGGGCGCATGCTCGCGGTTGTGTTTTATTTGGCGAGCATGAACATCCTATTCAGCCTGGACTCGGTGTTTGCCGCCGTGGCGATCATGGATCTCAACACGCAATTCGGCTGGATGGTGGCGGCCATACTGATAGCTTCGTTGGTCATGGTGTTCGGCATGATCCCGATCAGCGCCATCATCGCCAAGAACAAACACTTTGGCGTATTGATGCTGTCGATCCTGGCCGTGATTGCGACCAAGCTACTCGTCGACGGCACAGGCGCGCACTTTTCCAACGGTCTGCTGATATTTATTATCGGGATCTTGTTACTCAACGACGCAGCGCAAGCGGTGATTGACCGTGCAGCCGCGAAACGGAAATTGCGATTGGCTGCGCAGCAGAAGTAG
- a CDS encoding GlsB/YeaQ/YmgE family stress response membrane protein, giving the protein MKFELAQIVVWLIVGALAGSLAGMLVTFKKEGLGRWTNLGVGLAGALIGGGLFKVLNINLALGELNVSFQDLVSAFAGSMVLIIIWWIVGKTRRRKSHSNEHDSSHP; this is encoded by the coding sequence ATGAAATTTGAACTCGCCCAAATCGTGGTCTGGCTCATTGTGGGGGCATTGGCCGGCTCATTAGCGGGAATGCTCGTCACCTTCAAAAAAGAAGGCCTGGGCCGCTGGACCAACTTGGGAGTGGGACTGGCGGGAGCATTGATTGGCGGCGGGCTTTTCAAAGTTTTGAATATCAACCTCGCACTCGGAGAACTCAACGTCAGCTTTCAAGACCTCGTCTCCGCATTCGCCGGCTCGATGGTCTTGATCATTATCTGGTGGATTGTTGGTAAGACGCGGCGTCGCAAATCGCACTCCAATGAGCACGACTCCTCTCACCCGTGA
- a CDS encoding YybH family protein, whose amino-acid sequence MKKTQAMVPLFMFPVLLSIGCSQVTAQESSPDNDAKKQPAAVENYDGDDSAENELEAIRQAATKFVAAFNHKKAKALAALWTKNGDYIDESGQVFEGRAAIEQEYRAFFKQHKDVKMKLAIDSLRLLSPDAAIEDGRIILEPLPAGAPAISKYTTVHVKVDGKWLMSTVRDVRVETASAYRNLADLDWLIGTWTAEEHGVKAEFVCRWIANKSFVERRYTVTHPDKSSNSGVEIIGYNPQSGHIQSWHFHSDGGHAVGVWSPLKNGWQSEVHGISGGGESTSAINLLVPLDDGAYVWQSISRSAGGTELPDTGEVILRRVTAK is encoded by the coding sequence ATGAAAAAAACGCAAGCGATGGTCCCACTGTTCATGTTCCCCGTTTTATTGAGCATTGGCTGCTCTCAGGTGACCGCACAAGAGAGCTCGCCGGACAATGATGCCAAAAAGCAACCTGCCGCTGTCGAAAACTACGACGGTGATGACTCTGCTGAGAACGAACTGGAGGCGATTCGTCAGGCCGCCACTAAATTCGTAGCCGCCTTCAATCACAAAAAAGCCAAGGCGCTGGCGGCACTCTGGACAAAGAACGGTGATTACATCGACGAGAGTGGCCAAGTTTTCGAGGGGCGCGCGGCAATCGAACAGGAATACCGTGCGTTCTTTAAGCAGCACAAAGACGTCAAAATGAAGTTGGCGATCGATTCGCTACGACTGCTCAGCCCCGATGCGGCAATCGAGGATGGTCGCATCATCCTTGAGCCGCTACCCGCCGGCGCACCGGCAATCAGCAAGTACACAACGGTTCACGTCAAGGTGGACGGAAAATGGTTGATGTCGACCGTGCGCGACGTACGTGTCGAAACCGCTTCGGCCTACCGCAATTTGGCCGATCTGGACTGGCTCATCGGCACCTGGACGGCTGAAGAACATGGCGTGAAGGCCGAATTCGTTTGCCGCTGGATTGCCAACAAAAGCTTTGTCGAACGCCGCTACACGGTGACTCATCCCGACAAATCGTCGAATTCCGGCGTGGAGATCATCGGCTACAACCCGCAATCCGGACACATTCAATCCTGGCACTTCCATTCCGACGGCGGACATGCCGTCGGTGTTTGGTCTCCGCTCAAAAACGGCTGGCAATCGGAAGTCCATGGAATATCAGGCGGCGGAGAAAGCACTTCAGCAATCAACCTGTTGGTGCCGCTCGACGACGGCGCTTATGTCTGGCAATCCATCAGCCGCAGTGCGGGCGGTACAGAACTGCCCGATACCGGTGAAGTGATCCTCCGACGTGTCACGGCGAAATAA
- a CDS encoding DUF6580 family putative transport protein codes for MRADLSMRGDTAAKTGVFLALVGLCAFVRLIPHPPNFTPVASAALFAGFFFNRRLVACAVPLLAVLVSDAVLGGYSRSVMIAVYVGHAFPVLLGMYFANRMTPLRIGGSAVIAAVVFFLGTNLAVWYNGILFERTAAGLVACYTAALPFFQHTLLGNLFWSATIFGAYGAANWLVSHLQERNLQPVTIRKR; via the coding sequence ATGAGAGCAGACTTAAGCATGCGCGGGGATACAGCAGCCAAAACGGGAGTTTTTCTGGCATTGGTGGGCTTGTGCGCCTTTGTGCGACTGATTCCCCACCCGCCGAATTTCACGCCCGTTGCCTCAGCGGCGCTGTTTGCCGGGTTTTTCTTCAACCGGCGGCTGGTCGCCTGCGCCGTGCCGCTGTTGGCCGTGCTGGTCAGCGACGCGGTCTTAGGGGGGTACTCCCGTTCGGTGATGATCGCTGTTTACGTCGGACACGCCTTTCCTGTGCTGCTGGGCATGTATTTCGCGAATCGCATGACACCCTTGCGGATCGGTGGAAGTGCCGTCATCGCAGCTGTCGTGTTCTTTTTGGGCACAAATCTTGCCGTCTGGTACAACGGAATCCTGTTCGAACGGACCGCCGCCGGGTTGGTCGCCTGTTACACAGCGGCTTTGCCGTTCTTCCAACACACGTTGCTGGGCAACTTGTTCTGGTCAGCCACGATTTTTGGAGCCTATGGAGCCGCCAATTGGCTGGTTTCGCACCTGCAGGAGCGCAATCTGCAACCGGTCACCATTCGCAAAAGGTAA